One segment of Acidimicrobiia bacterium DNA contains the following:
- a CDS encoding AarF/UbiB family protein, with translation MDAPSAAGGPIRRVMAATDRSPTGDAAATWAAALANRHEAVLRLVQVVVPHPPTAEMVADAAAGTSALTERVDLLADQLRRFAAELAGPRGESIVVVDDDPARALLEEAHRAEIDTLVVGNAGMSGRKEFLLGNIPNRISHNATCTVIIVNTAGAAQSPGSIPTLPGLLKPDPEPVEPHLLGRATHLATVMAKHGLQSLFGRGPDDPLEAQRAQARRLRTALEELGPTFAKLGQILSTRADLLPPVFIEELSMLQDNARPLTEEEVVGVAEAELGVPWEDVFDSIERQPMAAGTIAQVHGAVTADGRRVVVKIQRPTAREDIMQDLALLEVLAEKTEKRPALREVVDMPAVFEHLSASLQRELDFRNEAANIERMRRVLEPYPRIDVPQVDHELTTERLLVMERIEGVAIRNAPDSPARKEAARQLLESFYRQIMSEGFFHADPHPGNLMWADDKVYLLDLGMVGLLEPDLREQLMLLLLAFWQEDVSFLTDVTLMLAAGAERDDLDVGAIEAELGSLMARYRDVPLSELQLGPILQEMTEISIRHRIPLPASMTLTAKAMAQMQLATGELDPDLDPFDVAGKFLMRTLTGGIREKINPQRMFYQAQKLKVRVTRMVEAIERLVGARPGPRMRIDFGAEKLEATVRRAGYRLTFGLIAAGALLGAAIASTAERTSDWLPVTLVVTAFAVVLALVLDMLRRRD, from the coding sequence GTGGACGCTCCTTCCGCCGCAGGGGGTCCGATCCGGCGCGTGATGGCGGCCACCGATCGTTCCCCGACCGGCGACGCCGCCGCGACCTGGGCGGCGGCCCTCGCCAATCGTCATGAGGCTGTCCTCCGGCTGGTACAGGTGGTGGTCCCGCACCCCCCTACCGCAGAGATGGTCGCCGACGCTGCGGCCGGGACGAGTGCCCTGACCGAACGGGTCGACCTCCTCGCCGATCAACTCCGCCGCTTTGCCGCCGAGCTCGCTGGACCCCGGGGGGAGTCCATCGTCGTAGTCGATGACGATCCGGCGCGCGCCCTGCTCGAGGAGGCGCACCGGGCGGAGATCGACACGCTCGTGGTCGGCAATGCCGGCATGAGCGGCCGCAAGGAGTTCCTGCTCGGGAACATCCCCAACCGGATTTCGCACAACGCCACCTGCACCGTGATCATCGTCAACACCGCCGGCGCTGCGCAATCCCCTGGTTCGATCCCCACCCTCCCCGGGCTGCTCAAGCCCGATCCGGAGCCCGTCGAACCCCACCTGCTCGGCCGCGCCACCCACCTTGCCACGGTGATGGCGAAGCACGGGTTGCAGAGCCTCTTCGGACGCGGACCCGACGATCCGCTCGAGGCACAGCGGGCTCAAGCGCGCCGTCTCCGCACGGCCCTCGAGGAGCTCGGCCCCACCTTTGCGAAGCTGGGCCAGATCCTCTCGACCCGCGCCGACCTGCTTCCGCCGGTGTTCATCGAAGAGCTCTCGATGCTCCAGGACAATGCCCGACCGCTCACCGAGGAAGAGGTGGTCGGCGTCGCCGAGGCGGAGTTGGGTGTTCCTTGGGAAGACGTGTTCGACAGCATCGAGCGCCAGCCGATGGCTGCCGGCACGATCGCCCAGGTGCACGGAGCAGTCACCGCCGACGGACGCCGGGTCGTCGTCAAGATCCAGCGCCCAACTGCCCGCGAAGACATCATGCAAGACCTCGCGTTGCTCGAGGTCCTCGCCGAGAAAACCGAGAAGCGCCCCGCACTGCGCGAGGTAGTGGACATGCCGGCCGTGTTCGAACACCTTTCTGCTTCGTTGCAGCGGGAACTCGACTTCCGGAACGAGGCGGCCAACATCGAGCGCATGCGGCGAGTCCTCGAGCCGTACCCCCGGATCGACGTGCCTCAGGTCGATCATGAGCTGACCACGGAGCGCCTGCTGGTCATGGAACGGATCGAAGGGGTGGCGATTCGGAACGCCCCTGACAGCCCCGCCCGCAAGGAGGCGGCCCGCCAGTTGCTCGAGTCGTTTTACCGACAGATCATGTCCGAAGGCTTCTTCCACGCCGACCCCCATCCGGGCAATCTGATGTGGGCCGATGACAAGGTGTACCTGCTCGACCTCGGGATGGTCGGTTTACTCGAGCCGGACCTCCGTGAGCAGCTCATGCTGTTGTTGCTGGCCTTCTGGCAGGAGGACGTGAGCTTCCTCACCGATGTCACCCTGATGCTGGCTGCCGGCGCCGAGCGCGACGACCTCGATGTCGGTGCGATCGAGGCCGAATTGGGATCGCTGATGGCGAGGTATCGCGATGTACCCCTCAGCGAACTACAGCTTGGCCCAATCCTCCAGGAGATGACCGAGATCTCGATTCGCCACCGGATCCCACTTCCCGCCTCGATGACGCTCACCGCCAAGGCGATGGCGCAGATGCAGCTGGCGACCGGAGAGTTGGATCCCGACCTCGACCCGTTCGATGTGGCCGGGAAGTTCCTGATGCGGACCCTGACCGGGGGCATCCGCGAGAAGATCAACCCGCAGCGGATGTTCTATCAAGCCCAAAAACTCAAGGTCAGGGTCACCCGCATGGTGGAGGCCATCGAGCGCCTCGTCGGGGCGCGGCCCGGTCCTCGGATGAGGATCGACTTCGGCGCCGAGAAGCTCGAGGCGACCGTTCGTCGCGCCGGATATCGGCTGACGTTCGGCCTGATCGCCGCCGGTGCGCTGCTGGGCGCGGCGATCGCCTCGACCGCCGAGCGGACCTCTGACTGGCTCCCGGTGACTCTGGTGGTCACCGCGTTCGCCGTTGTGCTCGCCCTGGTGCTGGACATGCTCCGCCGTCGGGACTGA